A genomic window from Sparus aurata chromosome 4, fSpaAur1.1, whole genome shotgun sequence includes:
- the lrp3 gene encoding low-density lipoprotein receptor-related protein 3 isoform X2 produces MGLPELLLGLLWFRSALLCAGCSERVEVHTERRGVIYSPSWPLNYPSGVNCSWHIQGGQGEVITISFRNFDVAESGSCLGDWLLLTPAWKGESRLCGSVLPPPFISTRGRVWLYFHSQANSSGQAQGFRLSYIRGHLGQSSCQSDEFLCGNGKCLPRSWKCNSQDECGDATDERGCSPPPTDAQPGLCPFGSLPCTEAQSTRCLPATLRCNGARDCHDGTDELGCPDTTCGKRLGNFYGSFASPDFFRPNRSATAELRCSWLLDTQDPKPIVLQLDLRLGPGDSLHVYDGLLQRAEHLLQVLSYHNNRRPALLESSRGQMSVLYMAQPHSPGHGFNATYQVKGYCFPGERPCGSDQGCYSERQRCDGYWHCPSGRDEEACPTCPEGEFPCEGGTGVCYPASERCNNQKRCPDGSDEKNCYDCQPGNFHCGTNLCIFETWRCDGQEDCLDGSDERDCLAAVPRKVITAALIGSLVCSLLLVIALGCALKLHSLRNREYRAFETQMTRIEADFVQREAPPSYGQLIAQGLIPPVEDFPVYNPTQASVLQNLRLAMRRQIRRHSTRRTNSSSSRRRLGHLWSHLFHSGVRARGHAPLLDTPGPTQITLGLHSYRTVRVQGPQERARSGAGLGEDINALAGSCCSATMDLQPCTPESPASPVSFPSEEEELSPVSRESSRASQSEPHTPVQNDSSTQSRRPTTPQEASIPPCQPRASRKLVLELAVNLKGVSLRRYSPLGPLSPISPPVLPNSSLTSPPHPPFQGLEVTSPSEPSSSIKAEDSECHFTVEVPSRETRSRDERRREGKSRLCRFSRTFSDEGGDSGRETTPC; encoded by the exons GCTGCAGTGAGCGAGTGGAGGTCCATACAGAGCGGAGGGGTGTGATCTACAGCCCCTCCTGGCCTTTAAACTACCCCTCTGGAGTCAACTGCAGCTGGCACATCCAGGGAGGTCAGGGAGAGGTCATTACCATCAG TTTCCGTAACTTCGACGTGGCAGAGTCAGGGAGTTGTTTGGGAGACTGGCTCCTGCTGACTCCTGCGTGGAAAGGGGAATCCAGGCTGTGTGGCTCCGTCCTGCCTCCACCCTTCATCTCCACCAGGGGACGTGTTTGGCTCTATTTCCACTCTCAGGCCAACAGCTCGGGGCAAGCACAGGGCTTCCGCCTCTCCTACATCAGAG gtcaCCTCGGTCagagcagctgtcagtcagatgAATTCCTGTGTGGGAATGGAAAGTGTCTTCCTCGCTCCTGGAAGTGCAACAGTCAGGATGAATGTGGCGACGCCACAGATGAACGCGGCTGCTCCCCTCCCCCCACCGATGCCCAGCCTGGCCTCTGCCCCTTCGGCTCCCTCCCGTGCACCGAGGCCCAGTCCACCCGTTGTCTGCCCGCCACCCTGCGCTGCAACGGAGCCCGTGACTGTCATGATGGCACCGACGAGCTGGGCTGTCCAGACACCACATGTGGCAAACGTCTGGGGAATTTCTATGGCTCATTTGCTTCCCCAGATTTTTTCCGGCCAAACAGGAGCGCCACAGCAGAGCTGAGATGTTCCTGGCTGCTGGACACCCAGGACCCCAAGCCTATCGTGCTGCAGCTGGACCTGCGGCTGGGGCCTGGAGACTCGCTGCATGTGTATGACGGCCTGCTGCAGCGGGCAGAGCACCTCTTACAGGTGTTGTCCTATCATAACAACAGGCGTCCAGCGCTGTTGGAGTCGAGCCGGGGGCAGATGAGTGTTTTGTACATGGCCCAGCCTCACAGTCCTGGACACGGCTTCAACGCGACATACCAG GTCAAAGGTTACTGTTTTCCGGGCGAGCGTCCCTGTGGCAGTGATCAGGGCTGCTACTCTGAACGCCAACGCTGCGACGGCTACTGGCACTGCCCATCAGGGCGCGACGAGGAGGCCTGCCCGACGTGCCCTGAAGGAGAGTTTCCTTGCGAGGGTGGTACTGGAGTGTGCTACCCAGCATCTGAGCGCTGCAACAACCAGAAGAGGTGTCCAGATGGGTCTGACGAGAAGAACTGCTACGACTGCCAGCCTGGAAACTTTCACTGCGGGACTAACTTGTGCATCTTTGAGACATGGCGGTGTGACGGCCAGGAGGACTGCTTAGACGGGAGCGATGAGAGGGACTGCCTGGCAGCCGTGCCCCGGAAGGTGatcacagcagctctgattGGCAGTCTGGTCTGCAGCCTCCTGCTGGTCATTGCACTGGGCTGTGCCCTCAAACTCCACTCACTCAGGAACAGAGAGTACAG AGCTTTTGAGACTCAGATGACTCGAATTGAGGCCGACTTTGTTCAAAGAGAGGCTCCCCCATCCTACGGTCAGTTAATCGCCCAGGGTCTCATCCCCCCGGTGGAGGATTTCCCTGTATACAACCCCACCCAG GCCTCCGTATTACAGAACCTGCGGTTGGCGATGCGCAGACAGATCAGACGTCACTCAACACGACGCaccaactcctcctcctctcgtcgCCGCCTCGGCCATCTGTGGAGTCATCTGTTCCACAGTGGAGTGCGAGCCAGAGGCCACGCCCCCCTGCTCGACACTCCCGGGCCCACACAGATCACATTAGGGCTCCACAGCTACCGAACAGTGCGTGTGCAAGGGCCCCAGGAAAGGGCCCGGTCTGGAGCAGGGCTCGGGGAGGACATTAATGCATTGGCAGGCTCCTGTTGCTCAGCCACCATGGACCTGCAGCCGTGCACGCCTGAGAGCCCTGCGTCACCTGTGTCCTTtccatcagaggaggaggaactgtCGCCTGTCAGTAGGGAAAGCAGCAGGGCTTCACAGTCTGAGCCCCACACTCCTGTTCAGAATGATTCCTCAACACAGAGCAGACGGCCTACCACTCCCCAGGAAGCCTCCATACCCCCATGCCAGCCGCGGGCATCTAGGAAACTGGTTCTGGAGCTTGCTGTTAACCTGAAGGGTGTTTCCCTGAGACGTTACTCCCCCTTGGGGCCCTTGTCCCCTATCTCACCCCCTGTTTTACCCAACAGCTCCCTCACATCTCCACCCCACCCTCCCTTCCAGGGGCTCGAGGTGACTTCACCTTCTGAACCCTCATCTTCTATAAAAGCAGAGGACAGCGAATGCCACTTTACTGTGGAAGTGCCAAGCAGGGAAACAAGAAGcagggatgagaggaggagggagggcaaGAGCAGACTGTGCAGGTTCAGCAGGACCTTCAGTGATGAAGGAGGAGATTCAGGGAGGGAGACAACGCCATGCTGA
- the slc7a10a gene encoding asc-type amino acid transporter 1, with amino-acid sequence MGDKEKKKKDKTSDRVTLKKEIGLLSACAIIIGNIIGSGIFISPKGVLEHAGSVGLSLIVWVCGGGICALGSLCYAELGVTIPKSGGDYSYVTEIFGGLVGFLLLWSAVLIMYPTTLAVIALTFSNYVLQPAFQNCLPPFIATRLLATICILFLTWVNCSSVRWATRIQDVFTVGKLLALVLIIVVGLVQIFRGHYDALRPSTAFEFSEDPSVGQIALAFLQASFAYSGWNFLNYVTEEVVEPRKNLPRAIYVSIPLVTLVYTMTNIAYFSSMTPEELLASNAVAVTFGEKLLGMFSWVMPISVALSTFGGINGYLFTSSRLCFSGAREGHLPYFLAMIHLKNCTPIPALLLCCVATIVILCIGETHNLINYVSFINYLSYGVTIAGLLYLRKKRPNLARPIKVNMLVPISYLIFWVVLLGFSLYSEPVVCGLGMVIMLTGVPVYFLGVHWKNKPKWVYRLVERVTYRGQKLCYVVFPQEDPSETEPLTASKATD; translated from the exons ATGGgggacaaagagaaaaagaagaaggataaAACCTCAGACAGAGTCACTCTGAAAAAAGAAATTGGACTTTTGAGCGCTTGCGCTATTATCATCG GGAACATCATTGGCTCTGGGATATTCATTTCACCTAAAGGAGTGTTGGAGCATGCAGGCTCAGTGGGGCTTTCACTCATCGTCTGGGTCTGTGGAGGGGGGATCTGCGCCCTCGGGTCCCTGTGCTACGCTGAACTGGGTGTCACCATCCCAAAGTCAGGAGGGGACTATTCATATGTGACAGAAATCTTTGGAGGGCTTGTGGG CTTCCTTTTGTTATGGAGTGCCGTTCTCATCATGTATCCGACCACTCTGGCTGTCATCGCGCTCACCTTCTCCAATTACGTCTTGCAGCCGGCCTTCCAGAACTGCCTCCCTCCGTTCATTGCCACCAGACTCCTCGCTACCATCTGTATCT TATTCCTGACCTGGGTGAACTGCTCCAGTGTGCGCTGGGCGACCAGGATCCAGGATGTTTTCACTGTAGGGAAACTCCTCGCTTTGGTACTCATCATAGTTGTCGGACTCGTCCAAATCTTTCGAG GACACTATGACGCCCTGCGGCCCAGTACAGCCTTTGAATTCAGCGAGGACCCATCAGTGGGACAGATAGCGCTGGCCTTCCTACAAGCCTCCTTCGCCTACAGTGGCTGGAATTTCCTCAATTATGTCACAGAGGAAGTCGTGGAGCCACGCAA GAACCTGCCCCGTGCCATCTACGTCTCCATCCCACTGGTGACACTGGTCTACACTATGACCAACATCGCCTACTTCTCCTCCATGACCCCTGAGGAGCTGCTGGCCTCTAACGCTGTGGCAGTG ACATTCGGGGAAAAGCTGCTGGGGATGTTTTCTTGGGTGATGCCGATCTCTGTAGCACTTTCTACCTTTGGAGGTATCAACGGATATCTGTTCACCTCTTCCAg ATTGTGTTTCTCCGGAGCCAGAGAGGGTCACCTGCCTTATTTCCTGGCTATGATTCACTTAAAAAACTGCACCCCAATCCCAGCCCTGCTGCTCTGC TGCGTAGCCACCATAGTTATCCTGTGCATTGGGGAGACGCACAACCTGATCAACTATGTGTCATTCATCAACTATCTGTCCTATGGGGTAACCATTGCTGGCCTCCTCTACCTCCGCAAGAAGAGACCCAACCTGGCCCGACCCATCAAG GTAAACATGTTGGTCCCCATCAGCTACTTGATATTTTGGGTTGTGCTGCTGGGCTTCAGTCTTTACTCTGAACCTGTGGTCTGTGGCCTGGGAATGGTCATCATGCTGACTGGAGTCCCTGTATACTTTCTGGGTGTTCATTGGAAGAACAAACCCAAATGGGTCTACAGGCTAGTAG AGAGAGTCACGTACAGGGGCCAGAAGTTGTGTTATGTGGTGTTTCCTCAGGAAGACCCTTCAGAGACAGAGCCCCTCACTGCATCCAAAGCCACTGACTGA
- the lrp3 gene encoding low-density lipoprotein receptor-related protein 3 isoform X1 gives MGLPELLLGLLWFRSALLCAAGCSERVEVHTERRGVIYSPSWPLNYPSGVNCSWHIQGGQGEVITISFRNFDVAESGSCLGDWLLLTPAWKGESRLCGSVLPPPFISTRGRVWLYFHSQANSSGQAQGFRLSYIRGHLGQSSCQSDEFLCGNGKCLPRSWKCNSQDECGDATDERGCSPPPTDAQPGLCPFGSLPCTEAQSTRCLPATLRCNGARDCHDGTDELGCPDTTCGKRLGNFYGSFASPDFFRPNRSATAELRCSWLLDTQDPKPIVLQLDLRLGPGDSLHVYDGLLQRAEHLLQVLSYHNNRRPALLESSRGQMSVLYMAQPHSPGHGFNATYQVKGYCFPGERPCGSDQGCYSERQRCDGYWHCPSGRDEEACPTCPEGEFPCEGGTGVCYPASERCNNQKRCPDGSDEKNCYDCQPGNFHCGTNLCIFETWRCDGQEDCLDGSDERDCLAAVPRKVITAALIGSLVCSLLLVIALGCALKLHSLRNREYRAFETQMTRIEADFVQREAPPSYGQLIAQGLIPPVEDFPVYNPTQASVLQNLRLAMRRQIRRHSTRRTNSSSSRRRLGHLWSHLFHSGVRARGHAPLLDTPGPTQITLGLHSYRTVRVQGPQERARSGAGLGEDINALAGSCCSATMDLQPCTPESPASPVSFPSEEEELSPVSRESSRASQSEPHTPVQNDSSTQSRRPTTPQEASIPPCQPRASRKLVLELAVNLKGVSLRRYSPLGPLSPISPPVLPNSSLTSPPHPPFQGLEVTSPSEPSSSIKAEDSECHFTVEVPSRETRSRDERRREGKSRLCRFSRTFSDEGGDSGRETTPC, from the exons CAGGCTGCAGTGAGCGAGTGGAGGTCCATACAGAGCGGAGGGGTGTGATCTACAGCCCCTCCTGGCCTTTAAACTACCCCTCTGGAGTCAACTGCAGCTGGCACATCCAGGGAGGTCAGGGAGAGGTCATTACCATCAG TTTCCGTAACTTCGACGTGGCAGAGTCAGGGAGTTGTTTGGGAGACTGGCTCCTGCTGACTCCTGCGTGGAAAGGGGAATCCAGGCTGTGTGGCTCCGTCCTGCCTCCACCCTTCATCTCCACCAGGGGACGTGTTTGGCTCTATTTCCACTCTCAGGCCAACAGCTCGGGGCAAGCACAGGGCTTCCGCCTCTCCTACATCAGAG gtcaCCTCGGTCagagcagctgtcagtcagatgAATTCCTGTGTGGGAATGGAAAGTGTCTTCCTCGCTCCTGGAAGTGCAACAGTCAGGATGAATGTGGCGACGCCACAGATGAACGCGGCTGCTCCCCTCCCCCCACCGATGCCCAGCCTGGCCTCTGCCCCTTCGGCTCCCTCCCGTGCACCGAGGCCCAGTCCACCCGTTGTCTGCCCGCCACCCTGCGCTGCAACGGAGCCCGTGACTGTCATGATGGCACCGACGAGCTGGGCTGTCCAGACACCACATGTGGCAAACGTCTGGGGAATTTCTATGGCTCATTTGCTTCCCCAGATTTTTTCCGGCCAAACAGGAGCGCCACAGCAGAGCTGAGATGTTCCTGGCTGCTGGACACCCAGGACCCCAAGCCTATCGTGCTGCAGCTGGACCTGCGGCTGGGGCCTGGAGACTCGCTGCATGTGTATGACGGCCTGCTGCAGCGGGCAGAGCACCTCTTACAGGTGTTGTCCTATCATAACAACAGGCGTCCAGCGCTGTTGGAGTCGAGCCGGGGGCAGATGAGTGTTTTGTACATGGCCCAGCCTCACAGTCCTGGACACGGCTTCAACGCGACATACCAG GTCAAAGGTTACTGTTTTCCGGGCGAGCGTCCCTGTGGCAGTGATCAGGGCTGCTACTCTGAACGCCAACGCTGCGACGGCTACTGGCACTGCCCATCAGGGCGCGACGAGGAGGCCTGCCCGACGTGCCCTGAAGGAGAGTTTCCTTGCGAGGGTGGTACTGGAGTGTGCTACCCAGCATCTGAGCGCTGCAACAACCAGAAGAGGTGTCCAGATGGGTCTGACGAGAAGAACTGCTACGACTGCCAGCCTGGAAACTTTCACTGCGGGACTAACTTGTGCATCTTTGAGACATGGCGGTGTGACGGCCAGGAGGACTGCTTAGACGGGAGCGATGAGAGGGACTGCCTGGCAGCCGTGCCCCGGAAGGTGatcacagcagctctgattGGCAGTCTGGTCTGCAGCCTCCTGCTGGTCATTGCACTGGGCTGTGCCCTCAAACTCCACTCACTCAGGAACAGAGAGTACAG AGCTTTTGAGACTCAGATGACTCGAATTGAGGCCGACTTTGTTCAAAGAGAGGCTCCCCCATCCTACGGTCAGTTAATCGCCCAGGGTCTCATCCCCCCGGTGGAGGATTTCCCTGTATACAACCCCACCCAG GCCTCCGTATTACAGAACCTGCGGTTGGCGATGCGCAGACAGATCAGACGTCACTCAACACGACGCaccaactcctcctcctctcgtcgCCGCCTCGGCCATCTGTGGAGTCATCTGTTCCACAGTGGAGTGCGAGCCAGAGGCCACGCCCCCCTGCTCGACACTCCCGGGCCCACACAGATCACATTAGGGCTCCACAGCTACCGAACAGTGCGTGTGCAAGGGCCCCAGGAAAGGGCCCGGTCTGGAGCAGGGCTCGGGGAGGACATTAATGCATTGGCAGGCTCCTGTTGCTCAGCCACCATGGACCTGCAGCCGTGCACGCCTGAGAGCCCTGCGTCACCTGTGTCCTTtccatcagaggaggaggaactgtCGCCTGTCAGTAGGGAAAGCAGCAGGGCTTCACAGTCTGAGCCCCACACTCCTGTTCAGAATGATTCCTCAACACAGAGCAGACGGCCTACCACTCCCCAGGAAGCCTCCATACCCCCATGCCAGCCGCGGGCATCTAGGAAACTGGTTCTGGAGCTTGCTGTTAACCTGAAGGGTGTTTCCCTGAGACGTTACTCCCCCTTGGGGCCCTTGTCCCCTATCTCACCCCCTGTTTTACCCAACAGCTCCCTCACATCTCCACCCCACCCTCCCTTCCAGGGGCTCGAGGTGACTTCACCTTCTGAACCCTCATCTTCTATAAAAGCAGAGGACAGCGAATGCCACTTTACTGTGGAAGTGCCAAGCAGGGAAACAAGAAGcagggatgagaggaggagggagggcaaGAGCAGACTGTGCAGGTTCAGCAGGACCTTCAGTGATGAAGGAGGAGATTCAGGGAGGGAGACAACGCCATGCTGA